One genomic region from Saprospiraceae bacterium encodes:
- a CDS encoding OsmC family protein, translating to MAIKRSATAHWAGNGKEGKGTVSTESGVLSAANYSYKTRFEEGIGTNPEELIGAAHAGCFSMKLAFVLQAANIIADSIETKAQVILDQGAITEVKLFTRVKAEGLDQASFEKYALEAKENCPVSKLLKAEISLDAELV from the coding sequence ATGGCTATCAAACGATCAGCAACCGCCCACTGGGCTGGCAATGGCAAAGAAGGCAAAGGTACGGTATCCACAGAAAGTGGTGTCCTTTCAGCTGCCAATTACTCTTACAAAACACGATTTGAAGAAGGCATTGGTACCAATCCGGAAGAACTCATAGGCGCCGCCCATGCAGGATGTTTTTCTATGAAACTGGCTTTTGTATTGCAGGCTGCCAACATCATCGCAGACTCTATCGAGACGAAGGCGCAAGTGATACTCGATCAGGGTGCTATCACTGAAGTAAAATTATTTACTCGCGTAAAAGCCGAAGGATTGGATCAGGCTTCTTTTGAAAAATATGCCCTGGAAGCCAAAGAAAATTGTCCGGTGTCTAAACTTTTAAAAGCGGAGATTTCGCTCGATGCTGAACTGGTATAA
- a CDS encoding gamma carbonic anhydrase family protein, protein MSIIKTVRGQTPSFGNNVFLADNSVVIGEVSMGDDCSVWFNAVIRGDVNFIKIGDRVNIQDGAVIHCTYEKSGTTIGNDVSIGHSAIVHGCTIHDKALIGMGAIVMDNAVVPTNCLVAAGAVVLENTILESGYIYAGVPAKKVKELSKENFEFFITRTANNYVMYAEWFKER, encoded by the coding sequence ATGTCTATCATCAAAACAGTCCGCGGCCAAACGCCAAGTTTCGGTAATAATGTATTCCTGGCAGATAATTCTGTTGTAATCGGAGAGGTGAGTATGGGGGATGATTGCAGCGTATGGTTCAATGCAGTGATACGCGGCGATGTCAATTTTATAAAAATCGGCGATCGGGTCAATATTCAGGATGGGGCTGTCATTCATTGTACATATGAAAAATCAGGGACGACGATTGGTAATGATGTGTCTATCGGCCACAGTGCTATTGTCCATGGGTGTACTATTCATGATAAAGCACTCATCGGCATGGGAGCTATTGTGATGGATAATGCCGTGGTGCCTACAAATTGCCTGGTGGCTGCAGGAGCTGTCGTACTCGAAAATACCATCCTGGAATCCGGGTATATTTATGCAGGGGTTCCCGCAAAAAAAGTAAAGGAACTATCAAAAGAAAACTTTGAATTTTTTATTACCAGGACTGCAAATAATTACGTGATGTATGCGGAATGGTTTAAAGAAAGATAA
- a CDS encoding EamA family transporter: MVSGRNNLNSRHLETKVRQTIASLTRKDSRLRGTGFLLVALGCIWGSSFILIKRILPCYTPIQYALCRIIITGICFSPWILSSFKKATISQRTWVFIIGVLGYFMSYLLMGVSQTRIDSSLAGILTSLTPLFTFIVGLMFFSQPFRWKSFMGVGMGLIGCLVLIIEGNEGLSVQFYSLFLIGSVIISSFTINLVQKHLKGLRAIEITSLSFGGLVIPSLMVLLVATNWQDTVANPLMTSCTLALIGLALVGTVLGSLLYYHILSRSGALYTSTVTYIIPLTAIIWGVVDGEHVGWEEIIGFAFILGGIKLIRN, from the coding sequence TTGGTATCTGGTAGAAATAACCTCAACTCTAGGCACCTGGAAACAAAAGTTCGTCAAACAATAGCATCCCTCACAAGGAAAGACTCCAGGCTGCGGGGTACAGGTTTTCTATTGGTAGCCTTGGGTTGTATTTGGGGTAGTTCATTTATACTGATCAAAAGAATATTGCCTTGTTATACTCCAATACAATATGCTTTGTGTCGGATCATTATCACAGGTATTTGTTTTTCTCCATGGATACTCAGTTCCTTCAAAAAAGCAACCATTTCTCAACGTACATGGGTTTTTATCATTGGGGTATTGGGTTATTTTATGTCCTATCTGCTCATGGGTGTCAGTCAAACCCGGATCGATAGCAGTCTCGCCGGTATACTGACTTCGCTCACGCCTCTTTTTACTTTTATCGTAGGCCTGATGTTTTTTAGTCAACCATTTCGATGGAAAAGTTTTATGGGAGTGGGCATGGGTCTGATCGGCTGCCTGGTCCTGATCATAGAAGGCAATGAAGGACTTAGTGTTCAATTTTATAGCCTTTTTCTGATTGGTTCAGTGATTATCTCATCCTTTACTATAAATCTTGTACAAAAACATCTTAAAGGTCTCAGAGCTATTGAGATCACTTCCTTGTCTTTCGGAGGATTAGTGATACCATCTTTGATGGTCCTTCTGGTGGCGACTAACTGGCAAGATACGGTGGCCAATCCCCTCATGACCAGTTGCACTTTGGCTTTGATCGGCCTGGCTTTGGTCGGTACTGTCCTGGGCTCCCTGCTGTATTATCATATCCTGAGTCGAAGCGGGGCATTATACACAAGTACCGTAACCTATATCATCCCTTTGACTGCTATCATCTGGGGAGTCGTCGATGGGGAGCATGTAGGTTGGGAAGAGATTATAGGCTTTGCCTTTATTTTGGGTGGCATAAAATTAATCAGGAATTAA
- a CDS encoding SET domain-containing protein-lysine N-methyltransferase — protein MKILPQVYIAQTPQKGRGVFTALEIPAGSLIEICPIILIPASQTLLIDQTEIYNYYFVWDEHHLAVALGFGSLYNHQDPPNARVIFDYESEEIQIEAIRDINEEEEITINYIDDDERKASLWFDVK, from the coding sequence ATGAAGATCCTGCCACAGGTATACATTGCTCAGACTCCTCAAAAAGGTCGCGGAGTCTTTACAGCGCTGGAGATTCCTGCCGGAAGTTTGATAGAAATATGCCCGATCATCCTTATCCCGGCCTCTCAAACGCTGCTCATAGATCAAACCGAGATATACAATTACTATTTTGTGTGGGATGAGCATCACCTGGCGGTCGCCCTGGGCTTTGGCTCCTTGTACAATCACCAGGATCCACCCAATGCAAGAGTAATCTTTGACTATGAATCAGAAGAGATACAGATAGAGGCTATCCGTGATATTAATGAAGAGGAGGAGATCACGATTAATTATATCGATGATGATGAGCGTAAAGCATCCCTTTGGTTTGATGTCAAATGA